One stretch of Flavobacterium sp. 9 DNA includes these proteins:
- a CDS encoding lipopolysaccharide biosynthesis protein produces MKDLFKSFLLFGLATAIEGLLGFMLLPIYTRRFTKIEYGVIDMVGVILGIATIFGVLQIETALQRYYYDSTGVRRKILTFNVILFVFIASVLVSSILYFSAPLLANLLLEDYKYQKIIRIACFQLPLINMNVLGLIVLRFEKENLKFFIIIIVKVLTSLLFVLLFVVYNKMGIQGVFFAQLSALLFSSSLLFVFIKKYVCFHYSIRVIKKTLVYSLPQIPARLGSILMSQANRFFMLSFLSLSAIGLYAVSLKLSSGIQLFYAAFVMAWRPFMFDKFKSENSKAIFSSVLPIISSVIFLLVCIISLFSQEIFALMTSKEFYEGHKYIGGLSLYFSLFLIKEVVDIGPVIKEKTKYLSYTFFFSLFVNFLSLYILIQFDGLRGVVFSLIISNLTLVILSWVVSNYLYPVPFNKGHFLMLFFPVFSLSIVSMFLETPFFVRMILVFFSMLFYLFSLIYFIKKYRSI; encoded by the coding sequence ATGAAAGATTTGTTTAAATCATTTTTGTTATTTGGGTTGGCCACAGCAATTGAAGGGTTGTTAGGTTTTATGTTATTACCTATTTATACTAGACGTTTTACTAAAATAGAATATGGAGTTATAGATATGGTTGGGGTAATTTTGGGGATTGCTACGATATTTGGTGTATTACAGATTGAAACTGCTCTTCAAAGATATTATTATGACTCAACGGGAGTAAGAAGAAAAATATTGACATTTAATGTGATTTTGTTTGTTTTTATCGCTTCAGTATTGGTTTCAAGTATATTATATTTTTCTGCTCCATTATTAGCAAATTTATTATTAGAGGACTATAAATATCAAAAGATAATTAGGATTGCTTGTTTTCAATTGCCACTGATTAATATGAATGTGTTAGGGCTTATTGTTCTTAGGTTTGAAAAAGAAAATTTGAAATTTTTCATTATTATTATTGTTAAGGTTTTAACATCTTTGTTATTTGTTCTATTATTTGTCGTTTATAATAAAATGGGAATTCAAGGTGTTTTTTTCGCGCAATTATCAGCGTTGTTGTTTTCCTCGAGTTTGTTATTTGTTTTTATTAAAAAATATGTTTGCTTTCATTACTCGATAAGAGTAATTAAAAAAACATTAGTATATTCCCTGCCACAAATTCCTGCGAGACTTGGGAGTATTTTGATGTCCCAAGCAAATCGTTTTTTTATGTTAAGTTTTCTTAGTTTATCTGCTATTGGATTGTATGCAGTCTCTTTAAAATTATCTTCTGGCATACAGCTTTTTTATGCTGCTTTTGTTATGGCTTGGAGACCATTTATGTTTGATAAATTTAAGAGTGAAAACAGCAAAGCCATATTTTCTTCTGTATTACCAATAATAAGTTCTGTAATTTTTCTATTGGTTTGTATCATATCTTTATTTTCTCAAGAAATATTTGCTTTGATGACATCAAAAGAGTTCTATGAAGGACATAAATATATTGGTGGACTATCTCTTTATTTTTCTTTATTTCTGATTAAGGAAGTAGTTGATATTGGACCTGTTATTAAGGAGAAAACCAAATATCTCTCATATACTTTTTTTTTCTCTCTATTTGTTAATTTTCTCAGCCTTTATATATTAATTCAATTCGATGGCTTGAGAGGAGTGGTGTTTTCTTTGATAATTTCAAATCTGACTCTTGTTATTTTATCTTGGGTTGTTTCTAATTATTTGTATCCTGTTCCATTCAATAAAGGTCATTTTTTAATGTTATTTTTTCCGGTTTTTTCATTAAGTATCGTATCGATGTTTCTTGAGACACCTTTTTTTGTCAGAATGATTTTGGTTTTTTTTTCAATGCTTTTTTACCTATTTTCTTTAATTTATTTTATAAAAAAATATAGAAGCATTTAA
- a CDS encoding acyltransferase, producing the protein MKLSFKRITAKASFIPEIDGLRFVAITSVIFYHIHHFLAEKDTNQYHDDFDYSFLRRILEHGFLGVPLFFVISGFVLALPFANEHLNNGNKVLLKNYFLKRLTRLEPPYIIVMTLLLLGSVYVAKTFSIRDGIASYLSSIFYLNNFIYPNFTSTLNVVTWSLEIEVQFYILAPLLACVFLIKKASNRRSILLCIAILFLIFNQLYSLPYLSLIKYFQYFIIGFLLADLYVSNYQLLRKTKIDYLIGVFLFCFIWLFDVNDFNSIYSRIIFELAQLSCIFLFYYYVLFHKIFRFLSFKLITNIGGMCYSIYLLHYPIISLIGNNILKYTFSNYSYINTFIYISILIFAIGIISSCFFLLIERPCMDKDWYKKIARRIVAT; encoded by the coding sequence TTGAAATTATCGTTTAAGAGAATTACTGCCAAAGCTAGTTTTATACCAGAAATAGATGGATTGAGATTTGTAGCAATTACCAGCGTTATTTTTTACCATATCCACCATTTTTTAGCTGAAAAAGATACTAACCAATATCATGATGATTTTGATTATTCTTTTTTGCGTAGAATTTTGGAGCATGGTTTTTTGGGTGTACCCCTTTTTTTTGTAATTAGCGGTTTCGTATTGGCTCTGCCTTTTGCCAATGAACATTTAAATAATGGAAATAAAGTACTTTTAAAAAATTATTTTTTAAAAAGGTTAACAAGATTGGAGCCTCCTTATATCATAGTAATGACGCTTTTATTGTTAGGTTCAGTTTATGTGGCTAAAACTTTTTCAATTCGCGATGGAATAGCTAGTTACTTATCTTCTATATTTTATTTAAACAATTTTATTTACCCAAACTTTACTTCTACATTGAATGTAGTGACGTGGTCGTTAGAAATTGAAGTGCAATTTTATATTTTAGCCCCTCTATTAGCTTGTGTTTTTTTAATAAAAAAAGCTTCTAATCGAAGATCAATATTGTTGTGTATTGCAATTCTGTTTTTGATTTTTAATCAATTATATTCATTGCCTTATTTAAGTCTTATAAAATATTTTCAATATTTTATAATCGGTTTCTTGTTGGCAGATTTGTATGTGTCAAATTATCAGTTATTACGGAAAACAAAAATAGATTATTTAATAGGTGTGTTTTTGTTTTGTTTCATTTGGTTATTTGACGTCAATGATTTTAATAGTATTTATAGTAGAATTATTTTTGAATTAGCGCAATTGAGTTGTATTTTTTTGTTTTATTATTATGTTCTTTTTCATAAAATTTTCAGGTTCTTATCATTCAAATTAATTACAAATATTGGAGGGATGTGTTACTCGATATATTTATTGCATTATCCAATAATCAGTTTGATAGGCAATAATATATTAAAATATACTTTTTCAAACTATAGTTATATAAATACTTTCATATACATATCAATATTAATATTTGCTATTGGGATAATATCTTCATGCTTCTTTTTACTAATAGAAAGACCTTGTATGGATAAAGATTGGTATAAAAAAATAGCAAGAAGAATAGTCGCAACTTAA
- a CDS encoding nucleotide sugar dehydrogenase → MKKIAIIGLGYVGLPLARLFATKYSTVGFDINKFRITELNRGHDSTLEVEDDILQAVLVNQFSDQKGLFCTDNLEVLKECNVFIVTVPTPVDKNNRPDLTPLYKASETVGKVLKKGDIVIYESTVYPGVTEEECVPVLEKISGLVFNVDFFAGYSPERINPGDKEHTVEKILKVTAGSTPEIGIVVDELYKSVITAGTHLAPCIKVAEAAKVIENSQRDINIAFVNELAKIFNLMNIDTHAVLEAAGTKWNFLPFKPGLVGGHCIGVDPYYLAQRAQEFGYHPEIILAGRRLNDSMGEYVASQVVKLMIKKGISIKGANLLMLGITFKENCPDVRNTKIVDVIEALKDYGIVVTTYDPWANPSEVKHEYDLVTTAILPTERFDAVVLGVAHKEFLTINTQSLQKECGVLYDVKGILSEGVDGKL, encoded by the coding sequence ATGAAAAAAATTGCGATTATTGGACTTGGTTACGTTGGACTTCCGTTGGCCAGATTATTTGCTACTAAATATTCTACTGTGGGTTTTGATATAAATAAATTCAGAATTACAGAATTAAATAGAGGTCATGACAGTACTCTTGAAGTAGAAGATGATATCCTTCAGGCTGTCTTAGTCAATCAGTTTTCAGATCAAAAAGGGCTTTTTTGTACAGATAATTTGGAAGTTTTAAAGGAATGTAATGTTTTCATAGTTACTGTGCCAACACCTGTTGATAAAAATAACCGACCTGATTTAACACCACTTTATAAAGCAAGTGAAACAGTTGGGAAGGTTTTAAAAAAGGGAGATATTGTAATTTATGAATCTACAGTATATCCAGGAGTTACAGAGGAAGAATGTGTGCCTGTACTGGAGAAAATATCCGGATTAGTTTTTAATGTTGATTTTTTTGCTGGATATTCTCCAGAAAGAATTAATCCAGGAGATAAAGAACATACAGTTGAAAAAATTTTAAAAGTTACCGCAGGTTCTACTCCAGAAATAGGTATCGTAGTAGATGAGTTGTATAAAAGTGTTATTACGGCAGGAACTCATTTAGCACCATGCATTAAAGTTGCCGAAGCTGCAAAGGTAATTGAAAATTCACAACGTGATATTAATATTGCTTTTGTAAACGAATTGGCTAAAATATTTAATTTAATGAATATTGATACGCATGCTGTTTTGGAAGCAGCAGGTACCAAATGGAATTTTCTGCCTTTCAAACCAGGATTGGTTGGAGGGCATTGTATAGGAGTTGATCCGTATTATTTAGCGCAACGTGCACAGGAATTTGGGTATCATCCTGAAATTATATTGGCTGGTCGTAGATTAAATGATAGTATGGGTGAGTATGTAGCTTCACAAGTAGTAAAATTGATGATTAAGAAGGGCATTTCTATAAAAGGGGCTAATTTATTGATGTTAGGAATTACTTTTAAAGAAAATTGTCCTGATGTGCGTAATACAAAAATTGTTGATGTCATTGAAGCTTTGAAGGATTATGGTATTGTAGTAACCACCTATGATCCATGGGCAAATCCATCAGAAGTAAAACATGAATATGATTTAGTAACAACCGCGATTTTACCTACTGAACGATTTGATGCAGTAGTTTTAGGAGTAGCACATAAAGAGTTTTTGACTATTAATACCCAGTCTTTGCAAAAGGAATGTGGGGTTCTTTATGATGTTAAAGGAATCTTGTCAGAAGGAGTAGACGGAAAACTATAA
- a CDS encoding glycosyltransferase family 4 protein — MKQKKIIFLEAVQDYGGARISAVELAERLSKQHKVTIIDFYGSCKPFLENVTKRGIDLRIIDKRDTPYIINTSTVLFIKIVNFILFVPHLIRIRKKVQCIIKEIQPDYIVLNNSKVLSSLVFFSNKKFKVLFFARGWFILSQITKLDKFLYKHLVDRFVCVSNATKQALFCGGLTSLDNLYVVHNAISEFSLSKEKAFIEKEANTKIILHAGGFLKDKGQLVSLEMAKILKRKGIDFKLVLAGLVYKGGESEVFYNKVVDLVRLYKLDDVVEIVKNKSNVITYFNACDILIHPSETEGLPRVIMEAMILKKPVVANAVGGVSDYILNGFTGFLPHHNSAKEYAEYVEKLITNEELYDFIAINGYNLVKTSFTEENQLNSLDKVFEI, encoded by the coding sequence ATGAAGCAAAAAAAAATAATTTTTTTAGAAGCCGTACAAGATTACGGAGGAGCAAGAATAAGTGCCGTAGAACTTGCAGAGCGATTATCGAAACAGCATAAGGTAACAATAATAGATTTTTATGGATCCTGCAAACCTTTTTTAGAGAATGTAACAAAGAGAGGAATAGATTTGCGTATTATTGACAAAAGAGATACTCCTTACATCATTAATACTTCTACTGTTTTATTTATAAAAATAGTAAATTTTATTTTGTTTGTTCCTCATTTAATTAGGATAAGAAAAAAAGTTCAATGTATAATTAAGGAAATACAGCCTGATTATATTGTTCTTAATAATTCTAAGGTATTGTCATCATTGGTTTTTTTTTCAAATAAAAAATTTAAGGTTTTGTTTTTTGCCCGAGGATGGTTTATTCTCAGTCAAATAACCAAACTTGACAAATTTCTTTATAAACATCTGGTAGATAGGTTTGTATGTGTTTCAAATGCTACTAAGCAGGCCCTTTTTTGTGGAGGTCTTACGTCATTAGATAATTTGTATGTTGTGCATAATGCCATTTCAGAATTTAGTTTGTCTAAAGAAAAAGCTTTTATTGAAAAAGAAGCAAACACTAAAATAATATTACATGCTGGAGGTTTTTTAAAAGATAAAGGACAATTAGTGTCATTAGAAATGGCAAAAATATTAAAAAGAAAAGGAATAGATTTCAAGTTGGTTCTTGCTGGATTAGTATATAAAGGAGGGGAGTCGGAAGTTTTTTACAATAAGGTAGTTGATTTGGTACGATTGTATAAACTAGATGATGTGGTTGAAATTGTTAAAAACAAATCAAACGTAATTACTTATTTTAACGCTTGTGACATTTTAATACATCCATCAGAAACTGAAGGTTTGCCGAGAGTTATAATGGAAGCTATGATATTAAAAAAACCTGTTGTAGCCAATGCTGTTGGTGGAGTTTCGGATTACATATTAAACGGTTTTACAGGATTTTTACCCCATCATAATTCTGCAAAGGAATATGCTGAATATGTTGAAAAACTTATAACGAACGAGGAGCTATATGATTTTATAGCCATTAATGGTTACAATCTTGTAAAAACAAGTTTTACTGAGGAAAATCAGTTAAATAGTTTGGATAAAGTATTTGAAATTTAG
- a CDS encoding Wzz/FepE/Etk N-terminal domain-containing protein, protein MDIETIKNDEISLKELFEKAKEWYGYLLSQWRIIMLAGVVGGSIGLTYAFIKKPIYTATLSFALEDDKSGGGGLGSALGLVSSLGLDLGGSSGGGMFSGSNLAELFKSRSMVEKTLLMPVNLKGKVISLGEMYIQNNKWRKEWEDNPRFVNIQFPPNADRRKFSRDQDSIMGEMYSALSKKGLSVAQKDKKISIISIDVASTNELFSKFFCEGLAKQVSDFYISTKSEKARVNMAILERQTDSIRGELNAAITGVAVATDNTFNLNPALNVRKTPSARRQVDVQANTAILTELVKQTELAKVTLRRDTPLIQIIDKPILPLVKERFGKIKGIVLGGFLASFLIVLFLIVRKIFRAS, encoded by the coding sequence ATGGATATCGAAACTATTAAAAATGACGAAATTTCGTTGAAAGAATTATTCGAAAAAGCAAAAGAATGGTATGGTTATTTGCTTTCTCAATGGAGAATAATTATGTTAGCCGGAGTGGTGGGTGGAAGCATTGGTTTAACGTATGCTTTTATCAAAAAGCCAATTTATACAGCCACTTTGTCATTCGCCTTGGAAGATGACAAATCTGGAGGTGGAGGATTGGGGAGTGCTCTAGGATTGGTTAGTTCATTAGGGCTTGATCTTGGTGGAAGTAGTGGTGGAGGAATGTTTTCTGGATCTAATTTAGCAGAGCTTTTTAAATCTCGATCAATGGTCGAAAAGACTCTATTGATGCCTGTTAATTTGAAGGGAAAAGTAATTTCTTTGGGTGAAATGTATATTCAGAACAACAAATGGCGAAAAGAATGGGAAGATAATCCAAGATTCGTGAATATTCAATTTCCGCCTAACGCGGATCGTCGAAAGTTTAGTAGAGATCAAGATAGTATAATGGGTGAAATGTATTCTGCTTTGTCAAAAAAAGGTTTGTCAGTAGCTCAAAAAGATAAAAAAATTTCGATAATTAGTATAGATGTTGCGTCTACAAATGAACTTTTTTCAAAATTTTTTTGTGAAGGCTTGGCTAAACAGGTTTCTGATTTTTACATTTCTACTAAAAGTGAGAAAGCGAGAGTTAATATGGCTATTCTTGAAAGACAAACAGATTCAATTAGAGGAGAGTTAAATGCTGCAATTACAGGAGTAGCGGTTGCAACAGATAATACTTTTAATTTAAACCCTGCTTTAAATGTGCGTAAAACACCATCAGCTCGTCGACAAGTCGATGTTCAGGCAAATACTGCTATACTGACAGAGCTAGTGAAACAGACAGAGTTGGCAAAAGTTACATTAAGAAGAGATACTCCCTTGATACAAATAATTGACAAACCAATTTTACCTTTAGTAAAAGAACGTTTTGGAAAAATCAAAGGAATTGTTCTAGGTGGATTTTTAGCGAGTTTTTTGATAGTTCTATTCTTGATTGTAAGGAAGATATTTAGGGCGTCATAG
- a CDS encoding EpsG family protein, with translation MIYFFVLLSLVFSSILFDFNVSKRQFDKLYWFYLLVFILIAGLRWKVGGDSLSYERSFENEIPNLNEISFEFISTFQWEPLFVLLVSLCKTIVNEFWFFQFVHAVFVNIVLFVFIKKYASKKYVALIVYAFFFYFYLDFEILRESIAIMIFALVYPYFSRKKWLKYYMFVSVAILFHYSALILLLFPLFRNSKINGKGFLILSLIALFLIFLSSIFPIELIMLFLGDFASNKFEAYSGVGVNIVGMIYTFVVFVIFPYCIYMYNKRYQQVSLFDDLIYIYFSLSLVFILIAGLGRFLNYLAPFVIVYAANTFGLMFNNIKNSLKRILHSNENLGSDRIISRVVLLINVLVCLLFLFVPAYHKVNYYFRSTDNLIKDTHAYNVYYPYYSVFDKEMTIDREGLVDANLRESFNNALNNKK, from the coding sequence ATGATCTATTTTTTTGTTTTACTTTCATTGGTGTTCAGTTCGATATTATTTGATTTTAATGTTTCTAAAAGACAATTTGATAAATTATATTGGTTTTATCTCTTGGTCTTTATTCTTATTGCTGGACTAAGATGGAAAGTGGGTGGGGACTCGTTGTCCTATGAACGTAGTTTTGAAAATGAAATCCCAAACTTGAACGAAATAAGTTTTGAATTTATTAGTACATTTCAATGGGAACCTTTATTTGTGTTACTTGTTTCTTTGTGTAAAACTATAGTTAATGAATTCTGGTTTTTTCAATTTGTTCATGCTGTTTTTGTAAACATAGTCCTTTTTGTTTTTATAAAAAAGTATGCCTCAAAAAAGTATGTAGCTTTAATTGTATATGCTTTTTTCTTTTATTTCTATTTAGATTTTGAGATTTTGAGAGAATCAATTGCTATTATGATTTTTGCACTCGTATATCCTTATTTTTCAAGAAAAAAATGGTTAAAGTATTATATGTTTGTGTCAGTTGCAATATTATTCCATTATTCGGCACTAATTTTATTGTTATTCCCATTGTTTAGAAACTCAAAAATAAATGGAAAAGGATTCTTGATTTTATCTTTAATTGCTCTGTTTCTAATCTTTTTAAGTTCAATTTTCCCCATTGAACTTATTATGTTGTTTTTAGGAGATTTTGCCTCTAATAAATTTGAAGCTTATTCGGGTGTTGGGGTCAATATTGTTGGTATGATATATACATTTGTGGTATTTGTGATTTTTCCCTATTGTATTTATATGTATAACAAAAGATATCAACAAGTCTCTTTATTTGATGACCTGATTTACATTTATTTTTCATTGTCGCTTGTTTTTATTCTTATCGCAGGACTTGGTAGATTTCTTAACTATTTAGCCCCATTTGTAATTGTTTATGCGGCAAATACATTTGGTTTGATGTTTAATAATATTAAAAATAGCTTAAAAAGAATACTCCATTCCAATGAAAATTTAGGTAGTGATAGAATTATTTCAAGAGTGGTGCTATTAATAAATGTTCTTGTATGTTTATTGTTTTTATTTGTTCCGGCTTATCATAAAGTAAATTATTATTTCAGATCTACGGATAATTTGATTAAAGATACACATGCATATAATGTTTATTACCCTTACTATTCAGTATTTGATAAGGAAATGACGATAGATAGGGAAGGATTAGTTGATGCGAACTTGAGAGAGTCATTTAATAACGCCTTGAACAACAAAAAATAG
- a CDS encoding SDR family oxidoreductase — MKILITGGAGFIGSNLSEYFLNKGYQVVCLDNFSTGNRKNLINFLDDSKYELIEGDIRNLSDCQKAVAGVDYVLHQAALGSVPRSINDPITTNDVNVTGFLNMLTASRDAKVKRFVYAASSSTYGDSVGLPKVEEVIGKPLSPYAITKYVNELYAEIFSKTYGLETIGLRYFNVFGRKQDPNGAYAAVIPKFVMQLMNYESPVINGDGDYSRDFTYIDNVIQMNELAMTTQNPTAVNTVYNTAYGDRTTLKQLVGLLKENLSTFDAKIANVEVIHGPNRAGDIPHSLASIDKARALLGYQPHFSIQDGLKEAVTWYYNNLK; from the coding sequence ATGAAAATACTTATTACAGGAGGAGCTGGATTTATTGGGTCCAATTTATCTGAGTACTTTTTAAATAAAGGTTATCAAGTAGTTTGCTTAGATAATTTTTCAACAGGGAATAGAAAAAATTTGATAAATTTTTTAGATGATTCTAAATATGAATTGATAGAAGGGGATATCCGTAATTTATCGGATTGTCAAAAAGCTGTAGCGGGGGTGGATTACGTTTTACATCAAGCTGCGTTGGGTTCAGTACCTCGTTCTATAAATGATCCTATTACAACAAATGATGTCAATGTTACTGGGTTTTTAAATATGCTTACTGCTTCACGTGATGCTAAAGTAAAAAGATTTGTTTACGCAGCTAGTTCATCAACTTATGGAGATTCAGTTGGTTTGCCAAAAGTAGAGGAAGTTATTGGAAAACCACTTTCTCCTTATGCTATCACAAAATATGTTAACGAATTATATGCTGAAATTTTTAGCAAAACGTATGGTTTGGAAACCATTGGACTAAGATATTTTAATGTGTTTGGAAGAAAACAAGATCCAAACGGAGCGTATGCAGCTGTGATACCTAAGTTTGTTATGCAATTGATGAATTATGAAAGTCCTGTAATTAACGGAGATGGTGATTACTCCAGAGATTTTACATATATCGATAATGTAATTCAAATGAATGAGTTGGCTATGACTACTCAAAATCCAACGGCAGTTAATACGGTTTATAATACGGCTTATGGAGACAGAACGACTCTGAAACAATTAGTCGGTTTATTAAAGGAAAATTTATCGACTTTTGATGCGAAAATAGCTAATGTTGAAGTAATTCACGGCCCTAATAGAGCGGGAGATATTCCTCATTCTTTGGCTAGTATCGATAAAGCTAGAGCCTTATTAGGATATCAACCTCATTTTTCCATTCAAGATGGTTTAAAAGAAGCTGTTACTTGGTACTATAATAATTTAAAATAA
- a CDS encoding acyltransferase, translating to MLKFLSFFFSYNLFLKFIYLFNSLLSISLSKKLKEVNGIARFQFPVKAIGLDKIIIGKNFDSGKNLRIQAISRYQKYSYEPEIIIGENVTINPNCQLVAINKIVIGNNVLIASNVFISDHSHGSMDFRDINTPPSLRKLDSKGPIIIEDNVWIGQNVTILANVKIGKNSIVGANSVVTKSIPDFSIAVGVPARVLKSVNFQD from the coding sequence ATGCTTAAATTTTTATCTTTTTTTTTTAGTTATAATCTTTTTTTGAAGTTTATTTATTTATTTAATTCTTTACTTTCGATTTCTTTAAGTAAGAAATTAAAGGAAGTCAATGGGATAGCTCGTTTTCAGTTTCCAGTAAAAGCAATAGGATTAGATAAAATTATAATTGGCAAAAACTTCGACAGTGGAAAAAATTTAAGGATTCAAGCTATAAGTAGGTATCAAAAATATTCGTATGAACCCGAAATAATAATAGGTGAAAATGTTACAATAAATCCAAATTGTCAGTTAGTTGCGATAAATAAAATAGTAATAGGAAATAATGTTTTAATTGCAAGTAATGTATTTATTTCTGATCATTCTCATGGAAGCATGGATTTTAGAGATATAAACACTCCCCCTTCACTAAGGAAATTAGATTCAAAAGGGCCAATTATTATTGAAGATAATGTTTGGATTGGTCAAAACGTAACCATCCTTGCAAACGTTAAAATTGGTAAGAATTCAATTGTTGGAGCAAATTCAGTTGTAACAAAATCTATTCCTGATTTTTCTATTGCAGTAGGAGTCCCCGCACGTGTGTTAAAGAGTGTAAATTTTCAAGATTGA